In one window of Lynx canadensis isolate LIC74 chromosome A3, mLynCan4.pri.v2, whole genome shotgun sequence DNA:
- the SCP2D1 gene encoding SCP2 sterol-binding domain-containing protein 1: protein MWKRIDHQPKIKAGDGPQAAQLKELGAAQEPAMSHALELSEFQSFPVFEDISHHIREEGAQLVKKVNAIFQLDITKDGKTILQWTIDLKNGSGDMYLGPARLPADTIFTIPEPIFMELVLGKMNPQKAFLAGKFKVSGKVLLGQKLERVFKDWAKF from the coding sequence ATGTGGAAGAGAATTGACCATCAACCCAAAATCAAAGCAGGGGATGGACCTCAGGCAGCCCAGCTCAAAGAACTGGGTGCAGCTCAGGAACCTGCCATGTCACACGCTCTAGAGCTGTCAGAATTCCAGAGCTTTCCTGTGTTTGAAGACATTAGCCATCACATCAGAGAAGAGGGGGCCCAACTGGTAAAGAAAGTCAATGCCATCTTTCAGCTGGACATCACCAAAGATGGGAAGACCATTCTGCAGTGGACCATCGATCTGAAGAATGGTTCTGGGGACATGTATCTAGGACCTGCCAGGCTCCCAGCAGACACTATCTTCACAATCCCAGAACCCATCTTTATGGAGTTGGTTTTGGGCAAAATGAACCCTCAGAAGGCTTTCCTTGCTGGCAAGTTCAAAGTGAGTGGCAAAGTTCTGCTTGGTCAGAAGCTGGAGAGGGTTTTCAAAGACTGGGCTAAATTTTAA